In Paralcaligenes sp. KSB-10, the following are encoded in one genomic region:
- a CDS encoding LysR substrate-binding domain-containing protein, with translation MRERKMGLKVNLKQISAFRSVMISGSTSGAAELLNISQSAVSRLIQNLEAQTAFPLFLRQNGRLYPTPEALAFLEEVEQVYSRLDHLGNVMGNIRMLESGHLRVIVSTPFAQWLLPEALARFRKKRPDIRVSVEIVVRRDMPKWLEEQKFDVALITFPVDYPVAHLRNLPSLNAVCILPLGHPLADVPVVRARDLAGQPFISIIPNTVPRMKIDQIFSQLSIQRSVMIEIQTGASICSLVAAGLGVAIVDPVTVGRPEGKKFIVKAFRPTIRFDFGMLLPIQRPVSSHADEFIGIVREQMNAFQQVCKAL, from the coding sequence TTGCGCGAGAGAAAAATGGGGCTCAAGGTCAATCTGAAACAGATCAGCGCGTTCAGGTCAGTCATGATTTCCGGCTCCACGAGTGGTGCCGCCGAATTGCTCAATATTTCACAGTCGGCTGTCAGCAGGCTGATACAAAATCTTGAAGCCCAGACCGCTTTCCCGCTTTTTTTGCGGCAGAATGGAAGGCTTTATCCTACGCCGGAAGCTTTGGCTTTCCTGGAGGAAGTCGAGCAGGTCTATAGCCGGCTGGATCATCTGGGCAATGTGATGGGCAATATCCGGATGCTGGAGAGCGGACATTTGCGCGTCATAGTTTCGACGCCGTTCGCGCAATGGCTATTGCCGGAGGCGCTGGCGCGCTTCCGAAAGAAGCGTCCGGATATCCGGGTGTCGGTGGAAATTGTCGTCAGGCGCGACATGCCCAAGTGGCTGGAAGAGCAGAAATTCGATGTTGCCTTGATTACCTTTCCCGTCGACTATCCCGTGGCGCATCTGCGCAATCTTCCAAGCCTTAACGCTGTGTGCATATTGCCGCTGGGCCATCCCTTGGCCGACGTTCCCGTCGTTCGTGCCCGCGACCTGGCAGGTCAGCCATTCATATCGATCATTCCAAACACGGTTCCGAGAATGAAGATAGACCAAATATTCAGCCAGCTTTCGATTCAGCGATCGGTGATGATCGAGATACAAACAGGGGCTTCGATCTGTTCCCTGGTCGCGGCGGGCCTGGGTGTGGCGATTGTTGATCCCGTTACGGTTGGGCGCCCCGAGGGCAAGAAATTTATCGTGAAGGCATTCCGGCCGACCATTAGATTCGATTTCGGCATGTTGCTGCCCATCCAGCGTCCCGTATCGAGCCATGCAGACGAATTCATCGGCATAGTGCGCGAGCAAATGAACGCTTTTCAGCAAGTCTGCAAGGCTTTATAG
- a CDS encoding acyl-CoA carboxylase subunit beta gives MKFSGPLDELKRRTEEALAMGGEEKLAARRESGQLNARERLDILLDAGSFIESGMFARGIRPETRGKTPADAKVAGYGTISGRNVAVVSNDFTVLGASSSAINGKKIRHIRETATSRGMPLIFLGESAGSRMPDRMGGAGRAMLGQDPFEYLRSRKTPWVSALLGNCYGSSTWYSCMADFAVMRKGATMAVASSRVTSIAINQKVDPEELGGWRLHSETTGLVDVVVDTDQQALEIIRRFLSYLPSHAGETPPRCPVPEGSDETGEAVLEALPESRTAVYDVRAIIRSITDLDSFFELKARFGKSITTGLARIDGYSVGVIANNPKFKGGAIDIDAMRKATSFMVLCDSYNIPIVFLVDQPGFLIGVDSEKRWAPGRIMNWMNALSLVSVPKISVIMRKSYGQAYLNMGGGKNSHEVLAWPTADLGFVDPALGVHMLHKLKREDDPERFDALLADIRQDSSAWSLAALYETQAIIDPRHTRKTLKGLLKVHLGEGFVGQHALANWPTSY, from the coding sequence ATGAAATTCAGCGGACCACTTGACGAGCTTAAGCGTCGCACGGAAGAAGCTCTCGCCATGGGAGGGGAAGAAAAGCTCGCCGCGCGGCGCGAGTCCGGACAATTGAACGCACGCGAACGGCTGGATATCCTGCTCGATGCTGGCAGCTTTATCGAATCCGGCATGTTCGCGCGCGGCATTCGTCCCGAAACCCGCGGGAAAACACCCGCAGATGCAAAGGTCGCCGGCTACGGCACCATCAGCGGCCGCAACGTAGCCGTGGTGTCGAACGATTTTACGGTGTTGGGTGCCAGCAGCAGCGCCATCAACGGCAAGAAAATCCGTCACATTCGGGAAACAGCCACGTCAAGGGGCATGCCGCTTATTTTTCTGGGAGAGTCCGCCGGCTCCCGTATGCCAGACCGCATGGGAGGGGCCGGCAGAGCGATGCTGGGCCAGGACCCATTCGAATATCTGCGTAGTCGCAAGACGCCCTGGGTATCCGCACTATTGGGCAATTGCTACGGCTCGTCGACATGGTACAGCTGCATGGCGGATTTTGCCGTAATGCGCAAAGGTGCCACCATGGCGGTAGCCAGCAGCCGCGTAACCTCGATAGCGATCAATCAAAAGGTGGATCCCGAAGAACTTGGAGGCTGGCGCCTGCACAGCGAAACAACAGGGCTGGTCGATGTCGTCGTCGATACCGACCAGCAGGCGCTCGAAATCATCCGCAGGTTCCTGAGCTATCTGCCAAGCCACGCGGGTGAAACGCCTCCTCGATGCCCGGTGCCGGAAGGAAGCGACGAAACCGGCGAGGCGGTGCTGGAGGCGCTTCCCGAAAGCCGCACCGCGGTATATGACGTTCGCGCAATTATCCGTTCAATCACCGATCTCGATAGTTTTTTCGAGTTGAAAGCGCGGTTCGGAAAGTCGATCACCACCGGGCTGGCCAGGATAGACGGATACTCCGTGGGAGTAATCGCCAATAATCCGAAATTCAAAGGTGGCGCCATCGATATCGACGCCATGCGCAAAGCGACCAGCTTCATGGTGCTATGCGACTCTTACAATATACCCATCGTTTTTCTCGTGGATCAGCCAGGTTTCTTGATCGGGGTGGACAGTGAAAAGCGCTGGGCTCCGGGCCGCATCATGAACTGGATGAATGCCCTGAGTCTGGTCAGTGTGCCAAAGATTTCAGTGATCATGCGCAAAAGCTATGGCCAGGCTTATCTCAATATGGGCGGTGGCAAAAACTCCCATGAAGTCCTCGCCTGGCCCACAGCGGACCTGGGTTTTGTCGATCCGGCGCTGGGCGTGCATATGCTGCATAAACTCAAACGGGAAGACGACCCTGAGCGGTTCGATGCCTTGCTTGCCGATATCCGGCAGGATTCGTCGGCATGGTCGCTCGCGGCGCTCTACGAAACGCAGGCGATCATCGATCCCCGCCATACGCGAAAGACCTTGAAAGGCTTGCTGAAGGTTCACCTCGGGGAAGGCTTCGTAGGTCAACATGCTCTTGCCAATTGGCCGACCAGTTATTAG